In the genome of Neofelis nebulosa isolate mNeoNeb1 chromosome 8, mNeoNeb1.pri, whole genome shotgun sequence, one region contains:
- the LOC131483912 gene encoding potassium/sodium hyperpolarization-activated cyclic nucleotide-gated channel 2-like, whose protein sequence is MELTKATGSLEVTEQTKTRTMGKGTITGAQVEIRNNKNRSHVKLTLVIIGEAEDAELKTTEQISEAKESVRASLMNYFAVDHPELFSTCASSRPPLGPAASGESPRGPTRRCPPPLPGRSPDPAPTSPQGVAAAAGSREEALRGWREAPGDAARLGPAAARGNSKGSRPHSLCRTGARIGAAAPAPHYLLRAAAAGGRRDRSGPCSPGSGDEEAATAAAAKDNQEPAGSAPPRRAQNARAQREPGPHLQPGE, encoded by the exons ATGGAGCTCACCAAAGCCACTGGCAGTTTAGAAGTCACCGAACAGACCAAAACCCGGACAATGGGCAAAGGCACCATAACAGGG GCCCAGGTGGAGATTAGAAACAACAAGAACAGAAGCCACGTCAAACTCACTTTAGTTATCATCGGTGAAGCAGAAGATGCTGAACTGAAGACGACTGAACAGATCTCAGAGGCTAAAGAGTCAGTACGCGCATCACTAATGAACTACTTCGCCGTGGACCATCCTGAA CTTTTCTCCACCTGCGCGTCCTCGCGCCCTCCGTTGGGCCCAGCCGCCTCAGGCGAGTCCCCAAGGGGTCCCACCcgccgctgcccccccccccttcccggTCGCTCGCCcgaccccgcccccacctccccgcaAGGTGTCGCCGCCGCCGCGGGCTCCCGGGAGGAGGCGCTTCGAGGCTGGCGGGAGGCTCCGGGTGACGCGGCCCGGCTTGGCCCGGCCGCCGCCCGCGGGAACAGCAAGGGGAGCAGACCCCACAGCCTGTGCCGCACCGGTGCTCGGATAGGCGCCGCAGCCCCGGCGCCCCATTACCTGCTCCGGGCAGCCGCGGCCGGCGGGAGGCGCGATCGCTCTGGCCCCTGCAGCCCCGGGTCGGGAGACGAGGAGGCAGCGACCGCAGCCGCCGCAAAGGACAATCAGGAGCCAGCGGGCTCGGCACCGCCTCGGCGGGCGCAGAACGCACGAGCCCAGCGGGAGCCCGGCCCCCACCTTCAGCCCGGCGAGTAA